The Sus scrofa isolate TJ Tabasco breed Duroc chromosome X, Sscrofa11.1, whole genome shotgun sequence genome has a segment encoding these proteins:
- the LOC100736603 gene encoding protein FAM127, protein MDGRVQLIKALLALPIRPQTRRWRNPIPFPETFDGDTDRLPEFIVQTGAYMLVDETLFSNDSLKVTFLITRLTGPALQWVIPYIRKQSPLLNDYRGFLAEMKRVFGWVEDEDF, encoded by the coding sequence ATGGACGGCCGGGTGCAGCTGATCAAGGCCCTCCTGGCCTTACCCATCCGGCCCCAGACGCGTCGGTGGAGGAACCCGATCCCCTTCCCCGAGACGTTTGACGGCGACACCGACCGGCTCCCGGAGTTTATCGTGCAGACGGGCGCCTACATGCTCGTGGACGAGACCCTGTTCTCCAACGACAGCCTGAAGGTGACGTTCCTCATCACCCGCCTCACCGGGCCGGCCCTGCAGTGGGTGATCCCCTACATCAGGAAGCAGAGCCCCCTCCTCAACGATTACCGGGGCTTCCTGGCCGAGATGAAGCGGGTCTTTGGATGGGTGGAGGACGAGGACTTCTAG